One window from the genome of Salvia miltiorrhiza cultivar Shanhuang (shh) chromosome 7, IMPLAD_Smil_shh, whole genome shotgun sequence encodes:
- the LOC130994894 gene encoding uncharacterized protein LOC130994894: MANLQSFQVPMLNKSNFDNWSIKMKALLGAHDVWEIVENGYEEPQDEAALSQQQKDRLRDARKRDKKALCLIYQALGDDDFEKISNASTAKEAWEKLQNACKGAEQVKKVRLQTLRGEFESLHMKESESISDYFSRVLAVSNQMKRNGEKLEDVRIMEKILRSLTPKFEHIVVTIEETKNLEEMTIDLLLGSLQAYEEKQKKKQEISEQLLKLQVSPKEKEEGPSNGHGQFGRGRGQGQDRGRGRGRGRGRGGFVNSSERKEFTNGRGRSNPQSRYDKSSIKCYNCHKFGHYASECRSEKLRIEEKANYAENTSQKIGSVLLAYKGEAGRQDDTWYLDTGASNHMCGKRNMFVELDESVSGNVSFGDESKIPVKGK, translated from the coding sequence atggccaacctacaatcgtttcaagtccccatgctcaacaagagcaacttcgacaattggagcatcaagatgaaggcgctattgggagcccacgacgtttgggagattgtggagaacggctacgaagagccgcaggacgaggccgcactatcccaacaacaaaaggatagattgcgagatgcgagaaagagagacaagaaggctctctgtctcatttatcaagcgctGGGGGACGACGATTTCGAGAAGATCTCGAATGCGAGTACCGCcaaagaagcgtgggagaagctccagaacgcgtgcaaaggagcggagcaagtaaaaaaggtacgacttcaaactttaagaggagagtttgagtctttgcatatgaaagagtccgagtcaatttcggattatttttcaagagtcttggcagtgtctaatcaaatgaaaagaaatggtgaaaaattggaggatgtaagaattatggagaaaatattgcgctcactaaccccaaagtttgagcacattgtggtgacgatcgaagaaactaaaaatttggaggagatgacaaTCGATCTTTTGTTGGGGTCGttgcaagcatatgaggagaagcaaaagaagaagcaagagatttcagagcaacttttaaagttgcaagtaagcccgaaagagaaagaagaaggtccGAGCAATGGCCATGGACAATTCGGGAGAGGACGTGGTCAAGGTCAAGATCGAGGAAGAGGTcgtggacgtggacgaggacgaggaggcttcgtcaacagtagtgaaagaaaggagtttacaaatggtcgggggaggagcaacccgcagtcgaggtacgataaatcttcgataaagtgttataattgccataaatttgggcactatgcttctgagtgcagaagtgaaaaattAAGGATTGAAGAAAAGGCCAATTATGCTGAAAATACAAGTCAAAAAATTGGTAGTGTGCTTCTAGCATAcaaaggagaagctggaagacaagatgacacgtggtacctcgatACCGGTGCAAGCAACCACATGTGCGGGAAGAGAAACATGTTcgtggagctcgatgagtcggtaagtggcaacgtctcctttggtgatgaatctaaaattcctgttaaaggaaaatga